The following coding sequences lie in one Sorghum bicolor cultivar BTx623 chromosome 6, Sorghum_bicolor_NCBIv3, whole genome shotgun sequence genomic window:
- the LOC8071078 gene encoding heavy metal-associated isoprenylated plant protein 4 has product MADKKKVEVKETKVEVKTATYKVFVHCGQCARDIQTEFTEFPGVEEVKVDAGAGKVTVKGFAFDVEKLRKKVEKGCRKKVELIPPAPPKDDMVVDVKTKKEELKVITVKLPLHCPDCAVRVKEMLLENKSIYEAKTDFGKNTCTVEGVLEEDKLVKYIFERTRKKGVVDKVEKKVIVKEEKVLVKKADKEKEKKEKEKEKEKEKAKEVVAKVVKDVIAPYFIPCTHPHFVDYSHPGHRHGCGGCSYCSPYDGGYGYWGGGGYPPYGGVSYTHTELKGYQETAFLHCTHPSEFISMENPYACAVM; this is encoded by the exons ATGGCAGACAAGAAGAAGGTGGAGGTCAAAGAGACCAAGGTGGAGGTCAAGACGGCCACTTACAAGGTGTTCGTCCACTGCGGCCAGTGCGCACGCGACATCCAGACGGAGTTCACCGAGTTCCCAG GGGTTGAAGAGGTGAAGGTGGATGCTGGGGCAGGGAAGGTGACAGTGAAGGGCTTCGCGTTCGACGTGGAGAAGCTCAGGAAGAAAGTTGAGAAGGGATGCCGGAAGAAGGTCGAGCTGATTCCACCGGCGCCTCCCAAGGACGACATGGTTGTTGACGTCAAGACCAAAAAGGAG GAGCTGAAGGTCATCACTGTAAAGCTTCCATTGCATTGCCCCGACTGTGCAGTCAGGGTCAAGGAGATGTTGCTTGAGAACAAAA GTATCTACGAGGCCAAGACGGACTTCGGCAAGAACACGTGCACCGTCGAGGGCGTCCTTGAGGAGGACAAGCTCGTCAAGTACATCTTCGAGAGGACGCGCAAGAAGGGCGTCGTCGACAAGGTCGAGAAGAAGGTGATCGTCAAAGAGGAAAAGGTCCTAGTGAAGAAGGCggacaaggagaaggagaagaaggagaaagagAAGGAGAAAGAGAAGGAGAAGGCGAAGGAGGTCGTCGCGAAGGTCGTCAAGGATGTCATCGCCCCCTACTTCATCCCCTGCACGCACCCGCACTTCGTCGACTACTCGCACCCGGGCCACCGCCACGGCTGCGGCGGCTGCAGCTATTGCTCGCCGTACGACGGCGGTTACGGTTACTGGGGCGGCGGCGGGTACCCACCGTACGGCGGTGTCAGCTACACACACACTGAGC